ATGTTCAGCAGCAATAATGTCCCAATGATAAATCCAAGGATAGAGGTTAATGATGCGGGCCTTATCCTTCAGATGGTTGAAACGGGCAAGTGGCTGACAATCTTGTCTGAAGGAGTTGTGAGGCGCAGGAAAAATCTTAAAGCTGTTGGCATATCGTCAAGAACAAGCAATAAGCTTAACGGCTGTTTGATACGTCCAAAAGAGAAATATATTTCCGTTGTGGAGAAGTATTTTTATAAAATCATTAAGGATTATTGGGGAAAGAGGTGAGAGTAAATAATAAATTGCATAGAGAGGATAATGTGAACGAAATATGGAGCTGATAAGAAAAGAATTATATAAAGATAAAGAGAGTTGGGGATGGAGAGGCAATAAAAAAACAGCAAGCAGAAATTTCTGCTTGCTGTTTTTGTTTGACGTAATCCCTTATGCACCAAAATTATCGTACATGATATTTTCAGGCTGTACTCCAAGATTATCCAGCATCTTTATTGCGGATGATGTCATCATTGGAGGACCGCACAAGTAGTATTCAATATCTTCCGGAGCCGGATGATTCTTAAGGTATTCATCAAACAGTACTTGATGGATGAATCCTTTTGAGCCGGTCCAGTTATCCTCAGGAAGCGCATCTGATAGAGCAATGTGGAAAGAGAAGTTTGGATTCTCTTTTGCAATCTCTTCAAAATCACTCTCGTAGAAGATTTCTCTCTTGGAGCGGGCTCCATACCAGAAGCTGACTTTTCTCTTTGTATGAAGAGTCTTGAACAAGTGGAAGATGTGTGAACGCATTGGCGCCATTCCTGCTCCGCCGCCGATAAATACAATCTCGCTCTCTGTGTCCTTAATGAAGAATTCTCCGTAAGGGCCTGATACTGTGACTTTATCGCCTGGCTTTAATGAGTAAATATAGGATGAGCAGATACCCGGATTAACAGGCATCATGCCGCCTTTTGCTCTGTCAAACGGAGGCGTTGCAATACGCACGTTAAGCATAATGATGTTTCCTTCTGCAGGGTGGTTGGCCATTGAGTATGCTCTGAATGTTGGCTCTGGATTAACCATCTTAAGACCAAACAAATGCATCTTTTCCCAATCCGGCCTGAACTGCGGCTCAACTGCAATATCCTTATAATCAACGCTGCACTTAGGTACATCAATCTGAATATATCCGCCGCTTCTGAAGTTTAATTTCTCTCCTTCGGGCAGTTTGACAACAAATTCTTTGATGAATGTTGCAACATTCTTATTGCTTACTACGGTGCATTCCCATTTCTTAACTCCAAGAACTTCCGGAGGAAGAAGAATGCCAAGGTTCTCTTTAACTTTCACCTGACAGCCAAGCCTCCAATTGTTAGCCTGCTGCTTGCGTGAAAAGAATCCGATTTCTGTCGGGAGTATAGTGCCGCCACCGCTGATTACCTGGCATTTGCACATTCCGCAGCTGCCTTTGCCGCCGCATGCGGATGGAAGGTATACCTTCTGTTCAGCAAGAGTGGAAAGCAAAGAGTTGCCGGCGTTTACCTCCAGCTTTTTCTCTCCGTTGTTAATGTCTATTGTGACAGTTCCTGACGGAGTCAATTTGGTCTTTGCGTATAGCAGAAGACCTACAAGCAAAAGTGTAATTATCAAGAAGACAACTACAGATGCAATCACAACTAATGTCATACTATCCATAATTTCTCCTCCTATAGTTTAATACCCATAAAGCTCATGAATGCAAGACCCATAAGGCCTGCTACGATGAACGTAATTCCCAGTCCTCTAAGAGGTTTTGGAATATTTGAGTATGCCAGTTTTTCTCTGATTGCAGCTATGGAAACAATTGCAAAGAACCAGCCGAATCCGCTTCCTAATCCGTAAACGGTTGCCTGTCCAAGTGTTGCAAATCCTTTCTCCTGCATAAATAATGATGCTCCAAGAATTGCGCAGTTAACAGCAATCAACGGCAGGAATATTCCTAGTGATGAGTAAAGAGAAGGTGAATACTTCTCAACAACCATCTCTACAAGCTGGGTGATTGATGCAATTACCGCAATGAAAATAATGAAGCTTAAGAAACTTAAATCTACATCTGCAAGGGCTGGGGATATCCAGGTAAGACATCCGTCCGTAAGCAGGTATCTATTTAAAAGATAATCAATTGGAAGTGTTACTCCAAGAACGAATATGACCGCAACTCCAAGTCCCGCAGCGGTCTTGACATTCTTTGATACTGCCAGGAAGGAACACATGCCAAGGAAGTAGGCAAATATCATATTGTCTACAAAGATGGACTTTACAAATAAACTAAGTAAATCTTGCATGGCTAATATCTTTATTTGTCATTTAAATCCTTTTGGAAACTTCTCTGAATCCATATAAGGCAGCCGATTAAAATCAGCGCCATAGGAGGCATGATGAAGAGACCGTTATTTAAATAATGGCCGCCCTCTTTTACATACCATGATAGCGGAATAATTTGGATGCCGAACAATGTCCCGCTTCCAATTAATTCTCTTATAACTGCCAGAACTACAAGGATTAAACCGTAGCCTAATCCATTGGCAAGTCCGTCAACCAAAGAAGGAAGAGGTTTCTCTGAAAGTCCAAAGGCCTCAATTCTTCCCATGATTATACAGTTTGTAATAATCAATCCAACATAAACAGAAAGCTGCTTGCTCACATCGTAAGCATAAGCTTTAAGAAATTGTTCAATGACAATAACAAACATTGCCACAACAACCAGCTGGACTATAATTCTAATTCTATTTGGAATGCTCTTTCTTATCAGCGAAATTAAGAAGCTGGAGAATCCTGTGACAATTGTAACTGACAAAGCCATAACAATTGCAGGCTCCAGTTTTACAGTTACCGCAAGAGATGAGCAAATACCCAGAACCAACACCGTTACGGGATTGGCCTTTAAAATAGGGGTTGTAAATATCTTTTTATCCATTGCTATAACTATTTAATAATTAGGCTGTCG
The window above is part of the Bacteroidales bacterium genome. Proteins encoded here:
- the nqrF gene encoding NADH:ubiquinone reductase (Na(+)-transporting) subunit F, whose amino-acid sequence is MTLVVIASVVVFLIITLLLVGLLLYAKTKLTPSGTVTIDINNGEKKLEVNAGNSLLSTLAEQKVYLPSACGGKGSCGMCKCQVISGGGTILPTEIGFFSRKQQANNWRLGCQVKVKENLGILLPPEVLGVKKWECTVVSNKNVATFIKEFVVKLPEGEKLNFRSGGYIQIDVPKCSVDYKDIAVEPQFRPDWEKMHLFGLKMVNPEPTFRAYSMANHPAEGNIIMLNVRIATPPFDRAKGGMMPVNPGICSSYIYSLKPGDKVTVSGPYGEFFIKDTESEIVFIGGGAGMAPMRSHIFHLFKTLHTKRKVSFWYGARSKREIFYESDFEEIAKENPNFSFHIALSDALPEDNWTGSKGFIHQVLFDEYLKNHPAPEDIEYYLCGPPMMTSSAIKMLDNLGVQPENIMYDNFGA
- the nqrE gene encoding NADH:ubiquinone reductase (Na(+)-transporting) subunit E — its product is MQDLLSLFVKSIFVDNMIFAYFLGMCSFLAVSKNVKTAAGLGVAVIFVLGVTLPIDYLLNRYLLTDGCLTWISPALADVDLSFLSFIIFIAVIASITQLVEMVVEKYSPSLYSSLGIFLPLIAVNCAILGASLFMQEKGFATLGQATVYGLGSGFGWFFAIVSIAAIREKLAYSNIPKPLRGLGITFIVAGLMGLAFMSFMGIKL
- a CDS encoding NADH:ubiquinone reductase (Na(+)-transporting) subunit D; translated protein: MDKKIFTTPILKANPVTVLVLGICSSLAVTVKLEPAIVMALSVTIVTGFSSFLISLIRKSIPNRIRIIVQLVVVAMFVIVIEQFLKAYAYDVSKQLSVYVGLIITNCIIMGRIEAFGLSEKPLPSLVDGLANGLGYGLILVVLAVIRELIGSGTLFGIQIIPLSWYVKEGGHYLNNGLFIMPPMALILIGCLIWIQRSFQKDLNDK